In Erinaceus europaeus chromosome 10, mEriEur2.1, whole genome shotgun sequence, one DNA window encodes the following:
- the CER1 gene encoding cerberus yields the protein MHLFLLQLLVLLPQGKAAWHKGGHQRSSLVSLLHPDRNRRELSRDNQEEAQEKPDLFVAVPHLIGVGAAVNDQRQREKMLSRFGRFWKKPEGILSPTPDSSELFSSFSSVPQDLPQSKDDMQMEKTLLPEEARKFWHHFMFRMSPASQGVILPIKSHEVHQETCRTVPFSQAVTHEDCEKVIVQNNLCFGKCGSVNFPGAAQQHQTFCSHCLPTKFTKMHLPLNCTDFAPVVKVVMLVEECQCKVKTEHEHGHLFQDGSRAEFHVQDPFIPGFST from the exons ATGCATCTCTTCTTACTTCAGCTGTTAGTACTTCTGCCTCAAGGGAAGGCTGCCTGGCACAAGGGTGGCCACCAGAGAAGTAGTTTAGTTTCTCTTTTGCACCCAGATCGGAATCGCAGAGAGCTATCTAGGGACAATCAGGAGGAAGCCCAGGAGAAGCCGGATTTGTTTGTTGCAGTGCCACACCTGATTGGTGTGGGTGCTGCAGTGAATgaccagaggcagagagagaagatgcTGTCCAGATTTGGCAGGTTCTGGAAGAAGCCAGAGGGAATACTGTCCCCAACCCCGGACTCCAGTgagcttttctcttccttctcgtCAGTTCCACAAGACCTCCCTCAATCAAAGGATGACATGCAGATGGAGAAAACTCTCCTTCCCGAAGAAGCCAGGAAGTTTTGGCACCACTTTATGTTCAGAATGAGTCCTGCTTCTCAGGGAGTCATCTTACCTATCAAAAGCCACGAAGTACATCAGGAGACCTGTAGAACTGTGCCCTTCAGTCAG GCTGTCACTCATGAAGACTGTGAGAAAGTGATTGTACAGAACAACCTTTGCTTTGGAAAGTGTGGGTCTGTTAATTTTCCTGGAGCAGCACAACAGCACCAGACCTTCTGCTCCCATTGCTTACCTACCAAGTTCACCAAGATGCACCTGCCTCTGAACTGTACTGACTTTGCCCCTGTTGTCAAGGTGGTAATGCTGGTGGAGGAGTGCCAATGTAAGGTGAAGACAGAGCATGAGCATGGACACCTCTTCCAGGATGGCTCTCGGGCAGAATTTCATGTTCAAGATCCCTTTATTCCAGGCTTTTCAACTTAA